The window ACCATCGTGTCCGAAGCTTCTTTTTTAAGATGTATCAAATATTCGATATTACCTTCCGGTCCTTTTACAGGCGAATACGTCAACCCGCACGGATGGAATTGAAGTTCCTGTGATAACTGATAGACCTTCACGATGACTTCTCGATGTACGGCAGGATCGCGCACAACACCTTTTTTACCGACTTTTTCACGACCTGCTTCAAACTGCGGTTTGATGAGCGCGACAAGTTCGCCATCTTCTTTCAGAAGCGTCGCTGCAACAGGCAATACTTTATCAAGCGAGATAAACGCGACGTCGATCGAAATAAAATCAACGGCCTGTCCGATATCTTCAAGCGTTACATTGCGGATATTCGTTCGCTCCATATTGACGACACGCTCATCTGTACGAAGCGACCAAGCAAGCTGACCGTATCCGACATCGACTGCGAATACTTTTACAGCACCGTTTTGCAGACCGCAATCAGTAAATCCGCCCGTCGAAGCACCGATATCCATCATCACTTTCCCGTCAAGCGTAATAGGGAATGTTTCCATTGCTTTTTCGAGCTTCAAGCCACCGCGACTGACATATTTCATGCCACCGTCGACACGGATAACGGCATCTTCTTTGACCATCGTTCCTGCCTTATCGGCTTTTTGATTATTGATATATACATTGCCTGCCATAATAAGCGCACGCGCCTTTTCACGACTCTCTACCATGCCTTGTTTGACAAGCAACACATCCAATCGTTCTTTTGCCATAATTTATTGTACTCCATTTTTTCTAAAAACAGCTCTGTCTGACGTGCGATCCCCGCTTCATCAAGTGCCAAGTCACGCAAAAGAAGCGCACGCGCACCATGCTCGATAAATCGGTCGGGAACACCAAGACGCAAGACCTTCACACCATGAAGACCTGCTTCGTTCAAAAGTTCCATGACTGCCGATCCGACACCGCCGTGAAGCGCATTTTCTTCCACCGTCACAATACAGCGGTATTGCATTGCTGTCTTTAAGATCAATTCTTTATCGAGCGGCTTTGCAAAACGCAGGTTGATAACGCCTGCTTTGATATTCTGCCCGCTAAGGATATCTGCCGCCAACTCACAATTATGTACCATCGTACCGAGCGCAAGGAATGCAACATCACTGCCCTCACGTACGACTTCACCTTTGCCTATCGGTAATACCGACGGTTCTGTATCTATCTCGACACCAAGCCCGCTGCCGCGCGGATATCTGAGTGCTACCGGGTGTGGATATGATACCGCAGAAGCCAGCATTTGACGAAGCTCATTTTCATCTTTCGGCGCCATAATGACGATATTCGGGATCAAGCGCAAGTAGCTGATATCGAATACACCATGATGAGTAGGCCCATCTTCACCGACAAGCCCCGCACGGTCGATCGCAAATACGACAGGCAGATCTTGCAGACAAACATCATGCAATATCTGATCGTATGCACGCTGTGCAAATGTCGAATAAAGTGCCACAACAGGTTTCTTGCCTGCCATCGCAAGGCCTGCCGCAAGTGTCGCGGCATGCTGTTCGGCAATACCTACATCAAAAAACTGTTTCGGGAATCGTTGAGAAAATTTTTTCAGGCCTGTCCCTTCGGGCATCGCCGCCGTGATACCGATGATATCAGAATCTTTTTCAGCAAGTGCGATAAGGGCATCACTGAACATCGAAGTATAGCTCGGAGCCGACGGTTTTTTATGCACTTTTCCCGTTTCCACACAGAACGGCCCCACACCGTGAAACAAATCTGCATGTTCTTCGGCAGGTTTGTAACCTTTGCCTTTTTTCGTCAAAACATGGACAAGAACAGGACCTTCTCTGTGCTTCGCTTTCGTCAGCATCTCGGTAAGAAGCTCAATATTATGCCCGTCGATCGGTCCATAATAATGAAATCCCAATTCTTCAAAAACCATGCCGGGCGGTACCAGAAGATAGCTCAAACCGTCTTTCATCTTCTTGACCGTTTTGAACGCCTTATCTCCGACAGCAGGAATCTGCTTCAAGAATGTTTCTGCATCTTGTTTTATCTTATTATACGAGGATGCCACACGTGCTTTGGACAAATATTCCGAAAGCGCACCGACATTTTTGGCGATGGACATCTCGTTATCATTCAAAATCACGATCATATGTGCGTCTGTATCACCTGCATGATTGAGTGCTTCGAACGCTTGTCCGCCTGTCATCGAGCCGTCGCCGATAACAGCCAAAACTTGATGATCTTCGCCGTTCATATCACGCGCAAGTGCCATACCGAGTGCCGCAGAGATAGAAGTACTCGAATGTCCCGTACCAAACGAATCGTGCTCACTTTCTCTGATCTTCGGAAATCCGCTGATACCGTCTTTCGTACGAAGTGTATGAAAGCGATCTCTGCGCCCTGTCACGATCTTATGCACATACGATTGATGGCCTACATCGAATACGATCTTATCTTTCGGTGTATCGAACACACGATGAATCGCAAGCGTAAGCTCTACAACGCCCAAGTTCGGCGCAAGGTGACCACCTGTATGTGATACCGTTTCGATCAATAATTCTCTGATCTCGGCGGCAAGTTTTTTTACGTCTTTCAGTGACATATTTTTTATCTGATTCGGCGACACGAGCGTGTCTAAAAGTCTAGTCAACCGAACACCTTCTTTCTTACAAAAACCCTACCTTATATTATAGCATAAAAATACACCAATTTTGAGAATTTTATTGAATTCTTTCATCGTTATGCCAAGTTATATGCAAT of the Selenomonadales bacterium genome contains:
- a CDS encoding 1-deoxy-D-xylulose-5-phosphate synthase is translated as MTRLLDTLVSPNQIKNMSLKDVKKLAAEIRELLIETVSHTGGHLAPNLGVVELTLAIHRVFDTPKDKIVFDVGHQSYVHKIVTGRRDRFHTLRTKDGISGFPKIRESEHDSFGTGHSSTSISAALGMALARDMNGEDHQVLAVIGDGSMTGGQAFEALNHAGDTDAHMIVILNDNEMSIAKNVGALSEYLSKARVASSYNKIKQDAETFLKQIPAVGDKAFKTVKKMKDGLSYLLVPPGMVFEELGFHYYGPIDGHNIELLTEMLTKAKHREGPVLVHVLTKKGKGYKPAEEHADLFHGVGPFCVETGKVHKKPSAPSYTSMFSDALIALAEKDSDIIGITAAMPEGTGLKKFSQRFPKQFFDVGIAEQHAATLAAGLAMAGKKPVVALYSTFAQRAYDQILHDVCLQDLPVVFAIDRAGLVGEDGPTHHGVFDISYLRLIPNIVIMAPKDENELRQMLASAVSYPHPVALRYPRGSGLGVEIDTEPSVLPIGKGEVVREGSDVAFLALGTMVHNCELAADILSGQNIKAGVINLRFAKPLDKELILKTAMQYRCIVTVEENALHGGVGSAVMELLNEAGLHGVKVLRLGVPDRFIEHGARALLLRDLALDEAGIARQTELFLEKMEYNKLWQKNDWMCCLSNKAW
- a CDS encoding TlyA family RNA methyltransferase, encoding MAKERLDVLLVKQGMVESREKARALIMAGNVYINNQKADKAGTMVKEDAVIRVDGGMKYVSRGGLKLEKAMETFPITLDGKVMMDIGASTGGFTDCGLQNGAVKVFAVDVGYGQLAWSLRTDERVVNMERTNIRNVTLEDIGQAVDFISIDVAFISLDKVLPVAATLLKEDGELVALIKPQFEAGREKVGKKGVVRDPAVHREVIVKVYQLSQELQFHPCGLTYSPVKGPEGNIEYLIHLKKEASDTMV